The genome window ATGTCTGTAAAATTAGCAAATTAACTTGTTTTGACAACTGTTCCTGCTGGGTTGTAATTCTTCACGTGTTCAGGCTGTGGGATAGGATGGCAAGATGGAACCCCTTTTTCATGAAACATAATGTAGATCTTTTTGGGCATAATTCTAAAATATATCATTAGTGCAAAAACAAGACACCCAAAGAATGCACACCCAATTAAGCATGGTGGTAGCAGCATCATCCTATGGTGTTGCTTCTTTTAAGCTGGGATTGGGCATTGCTAATCATAAATAGCTTCTATTAATCTATTTTAGCACAAAAGCTGCAGGCCTTCCAGCATGATACCCGTCCAATGCACAAATCCATGTCAACAAAGgaagggaagaaaaagaaaatttgcaTTTTGGAATGACCCAGTCAGAGGTCTGATTAAAATCCTGTCAAAAAAGTCTGTGAAATATCTTGAAAAGGGCTGTGTAAAGGAGATTCACTTATCATGTCATACATCTAGAATATTTTTCCAacgaaaatttaaataaatttacatgaagaaatgtaataattaatagACCCAAGAAGACTGAATTTgatcttttaaacaaaatgggttTTAACAAAGTGCAGGCTGTGCACATTTGTGAAACcagtttattgtaatttttctttttttttattctgaaaaaagttatatttgtttttcatttgagTTTTATTAGTTGCTATATCACATTAAAGGTAATATATAGCAATTTCTTATATGTATTAACTTCTACTTGCAGTGGAGGTGGAAATTAGATGTTTGTGAGTTCCAGAGTAATTACAGTAAATTAGTCTGTTTAGTTTGTCCCAAcaattgacttttttctgcATAAAATATCTAAACAAATTTATTATTTGAATGACTTTGGCTCTTAGTCAAGTCTTGTTACTTTCTTATAGGCTGTTTGCAAATGAAATTTCTTTGGCAAGCAAAGATATACACACAGGTGACTTACTAAAGTTCATTGTATACCATTTAACTAATTTTCACTATACTGCCCCTGGTTCCCAAGAATGGAGACAGTATCATCCTGGAAGAGGCTACTACCATCAGCAGTGTCATCATAGGATAAAAGTGATCAGTTTGAATAACATTTAATGATTTACAATGAGACAGAGAGTGCCATGTCAGCAAAATACACCATAGCATATCAATGCCACTGATTTGCCATTCATTTGTCACCCATCTGTAAATGCAGTGGTAAATGCTTATTTTACATTAGCGAACAATTTAATTTAAGcagttctttgttttctttcagaTCAAGAGAGGATTGGGAAAGATTCAGCATATGAGCAAGAGGGTAAAGTGATGTTTGTGATTAATGCTGTGTATGCAATGGCCCATGCTCTCCATAACATGCACAGAGACCTATGTCCGGGAAAGGTAGGACTTTGCTCCAAAATGGACCCTATCGATGGAAGCCTCCTACTTAAGTACATCCGCAAAGTCAATGTCACAGGTTAGTCTCTTCCTCTTTTGAAAtgattgtatatatttattaaatgcacTTGTATTTAACTGCCAAAGAGGCCAGAATTAGGTAATCTTTAAATGCGGTTTTCAGGTTGTTAAAAggacagtggtacctcggcatatgaaCACCCGCTAAATAATTTTCCCCCCtaaaaactgaaattttgcaagacatTTATTTTGTGCGTTGATCAAAGTTGTGATTAAAAGTTTGGGTCACGGTAGATTTTCAGGCTTTAAATTGGGCCACAGTCTTCTTAAGTTTGGGAAAGGCTGGTATAGACCTTGTCTCTTTGCTTCAATTTTCTCCACAGCTTTCTCTGAGGTAAACTGACTCAATTTGTATATTCCTGTGAAGGTCTGAAGTCTTGGAGTGTGTCCCAAACTATTAGCACTGAGAAGTGGTAGCTTGTAAAGCTCTTCTTAGGTGAGACTGCACTGATGCAACCTTGCCTCTGAAATTTATATCCCCTAAATTCTTAGTGACGGGGTGAGAATGGAATGGCATTTGCACTGAAGTGGGAGTGGTTAAGAGGCAAATTGAAACAGGTCCAAACTGAAGTACCCCTCAGTATTCAGTATGTTCAGTGTCAAATgggctggggaaaaaaaaaaaaaaacctctggtTTCCTATAGTCCTGTTATTGTTTATATTCCTGCAGTGTCAGCTGTGGTCTttgtaacatacagtaatttgaatttccttaaaaaaaaaaaaaaaaaaaaaaattcttgaggATACCATGGGAATAAGCCTTAAAATCAGTGTGCTGTGCAAGACCCCATAACTGTTTCATATTCCTTAGAAAGGGTTCAACTTTGAAGCTCAGGTTGACTAAGAGAAATGTTGTGGCAGGAATTGCTGTCATCTGTTTTGCTGGGGAAAATGTGGCAACAATCAAATTGccaaataaactaataaacaaattaaataaacaaattatagtATCACCCTTTTATCAACGTTTGTTTAGCAGTGAGATCTTTACCACTGTTTTCTTGCACTTTGAGGGTTTGAGGTTCCAAACTCACCTCTGGTCTCAGTGCATCGTGTTTGGATGCTTTCTTTGTGGATTTTTCCGTGGGCACTCCCCAGCCCCGCAACAGACTTAAGACATGTCTTGTAAAATGTTTGGaattttcaaattgcctgtagtacaTAATTACTGTAGGTGAGTGAGTCCCTGTGCCTGTAATCCCACAGTAAtcctcagtaaaaaaaaataaaaaattaaaaaatttaataaataaataaaaacatctcaGTAATCCTATAAatcagtgtgtactgtatgtttttgtgaTGAAATACACTGTTGTCAAGCTCTGGGTATAAAATATTATGCTGACACCTCGTACTTGATGCAGTGGATTCAGGGTCAAACATTTAAAGCCAAGCACAAAAAGTAGAATTATTCTCCACTTTCACAAAGAAGTGGAATTATCTATATTTTTGGCCCTTTATGGGTTTCAGTAAACCCCATTTTTCAATCCGTTTTCTTGTGGTATCCCTGTGCAAAGTACTGAACTGGGTGTTTTTTGGGTCTTTGCTGGATATTGATAATATAACCCCAAAATGTTGTTAATATTGCCTGTTTTTGGCCCAACAAATTTGGAACATTTTGTTACACATTAGGCCATGTAAGAGTTATTTGTTCGGCGAATGTACCTTCTTGTCTATTTAGCACGCTGATCATTGGTTCTGTATACTCACAAAAAAGTGCCCATACTGTTCAATTGTGTTGaaatgcattttgtaaataACTGTCTGTCCCCATTCGCTTATCTCCAGTCACAGCTGGCAATCCCGTGCAGTTCAATGAGAATGGAGATGCCCCAGGTCGTTACGATATCTTTCAGTACCAGATGAATAACAAAACCGCTGAGTACAAAATAATTGGCAACTGGATTGACAAGCTTAATCTTAACGTAAGTCTTCCTTTGGATGCCAGTTCAACCCAAGTTTATTTCATAAAGATGCCagataaatacaattatttgtaaataaattgtgCCTTCTAGATGTTAATTTTAaacttgtaaattaaaaaatccataaaatatacatatatattggAAGTATTACTAAGGTAAACTTGTGTCTAATATGAAGCAATTTCTTATGGTCCCCCAGATCTCCATGATGCAATGGCCAGGTGGTGTGCAGCAGGTGCCGTACTCCAACTGCAGCCAACCCTGCAAGCCAGGCTGGCGAAAAAAGATTGTGAAAGGCATTCCCTGCTGTTGGCACTGTGAACGTTGTGAAGGCTACCAGTACCAAGCCGACCCATTCACTTGCAAAATGTGCCGCTTTGACCTTCGCCCCAATAAGAACCACACAAGCTGCCAGCCCATCCCTATCATTAAGCTGGAATGGAGCTCACCCTGGGTGGTCATACCTGTTTTTCTCGCTATCCTGGGCATCATGGCTACACTGTTTGTAGTAGTCACTTTCATGCGTTACAATGATACACCAATTGTTAAAGCATCAGGAAGGGAGCTCAGCTATGTCTTGCTGACAGGCATTTTTCTTTGCTATGCAACCACTTTCCTGATGATTGCCACTCCAGATGTTGGGATTTGTTCATTCAGACGCATTTTCCTGGGCCTTGGAATGAGTATAAGTTATGCTGCATTGCTTACCAAAACCAACCGCATTTACCGTATTTTTGAGCAGGGGAAAATGTCAGTGAGTGGCCCAAGATTCATTAGCCCAGCCTCCCAGTTGGTTATCACTTTCATCCTGGTCTCACTCCAACTCTTGGGGGTATGCATTTGGTTTGTGGTCGACCCTCCCCAGGCCTTTGTGGACTATGAAGACCAACGCATGTCAAACCCAGAGATGGCAAGAGGTGTGCTCAAATGTGATATCTCAGACTTGTCACTCATTTGCCTGCTGGGATACAGCATGCTGCTTATGGTCACATGTACAGTCTATGCTATTAAGACACGTGGGGTGCCTGAGACCTTCAATGAGGCAAAGCCTATTGGCTTCACCATGTACACCACCTGCATCATCTGGCTTGCATTTATCCCCATCTTCTTTGGCACTTCACAATCGATGGAAAAGGTAATAGCTTTAAATATGTAGACTTAAACTAAATACGAAATGCATAATCAGAATATGGactattatataatttaatatttaatgtaatttaactgCTTTCTTTGTGTCCTTTTTAATAGAATTTCAAAAGATTGTACATTGAGAAACTACCAAAGTTCTGTAAAACAATGTTGGAATTCCGTAGACCATTAATGTGATAGCATTACTTATATACAGACCAACTATATCTTTATAGGTTTCTGTAGAACTTCAACATTCTGTAGAACATGTTCTAGAAGACCTTTGCCATGTCCAGTGTCTTATGGAAAAACCTTATATGCACCCCATTAAACAGAAGATTTCTGTgacatgacataaaaaaaatgaaaacaacataaattatgTCAGATATTTTCTTACCTTTAGTGTATTTAAGCAAACaggaaataataattacagtatCATACACCTGTCATCAGTTACATGATTCTGATTAACCCCAAATCAGAAAATGGGGCACAACTGCAACATTACAGAGAAAAGAGCATCCATCCAAAATAGAGAAAAAGCCCAGAAGAAAATGTGTCAGGGAAGCCGCAAGAAGACCTTTGACAAAATTAAAGGAGATGCTGGAATATCTGGCAAATAATAGTCACACCCTTTATGTAGGAACAGTCTCTTATACTCTTCAGAAACCTGGGCAATGGGGCAAGGTGACTTGACACAGGCTCTTTCCCgtgacaaaaagagaaaaacatccaTACCCACTAAAAGTACTATACCATCCAAAATATGTTATGGTTTCATAGGATAAAGGTAGAACTTTGGTGCATAATTTAGAAAGATAAGTTTGGTACAAAAACAAAGTCAACTTACCACTCAAAACACCCACACCCACTTTAAAGTATGGTGGTATTGGTGGGGGTGGTATTATGCTACTGTATGGGCTCCTTCTCTTCAACTAGGACTGGGGAGctaatcaaaagaaaatgaatcgTGAATAGCTCCAAATATCGACTTATTCTGACTCAAAACCTGCAGGCTTCTTTTGTACAGCTATAGCCATGTCTGTGTATTCATGATTTTAACAAACGTGCTTACAAGCGTTCACTTGTACTTTAATTAAGTTCTGTTTAGGAGGATAGGAGAATCAAATGTTGTGTTGGAATGAATGGGAATAAATAGGAATTTTGAGTAAGCATCTTTAAATGTGTGCAATATTACTTAAGTAGTTAAAACTGGGTAATTAAACACGTAACCAGCAAAGTGtgaaatttaatttgtaattaCTTCAGtaaagttgtattttttttttttttacaaaaatcaaTAAGTAATATCAATCAACGATGATATTATATCCAATATGGTGGATTTGTGCATACAGTACCCGAAACTGCTTATGGTACATGACTACACTTATTTAACAATATCAGTGATGTACGGGAGAGGAGAGAATTGTATACACTAGCTGTCATGCCTGCAATGTCCAAACTTCAaataaggtttaaaattgtaatttggAAAATCTCTCttctaaaattaattaataagaaattaaCACTATAAAAAATTGAGTTTCCCAATCTAACAAACATAACACAAAGAGTAAgtgatgattttttattttattttttagagctgTTAAATGCTTTACGTCCTCCTAGTTTGTGATTTACTTCATCTGTCAACCTGTTCACTCATTGCCTGTTTACTGCCAGACGCCTTATCAGGATTCTGGCTGCCGACCTCATATGGCTTGTATCAAAGTAAATGTGATGAATGCCACTAGGGGTTTTCTGCATAGTTTGAATAGAGGCTTCTGGTACAATCTCTATGGCTTGTAATCAGCAAGAAAAACTCCTAGTGTAAAGGGGGGAACAAATTAATGCATCCTCCCCTGAAGTGGTAGATATTAGATTAATCTTGCTGTTAGTATTGTAAGCAATGAGTTTGATCCTAAGGTCTAGGTACAAGCCGCCTACCTTGATCAAACTGCTATTTACATGCATTTTCAACTGGGAGAATTGTAGGCTGCCACACTGGTACTAAATGGTTCATTTGCTGAAGATTTATCCTGTATTGTGCTGTTGACAGAATAATTGTTGTCTTTTTGAAAGGGAGGCTAACAGCTCATATTCATATACAGGTGAGTTTTGGGGCTTTGAATAACAAACTTTGGCACACCACTCAAAGTAACAACGTTTTTAGACTTAAATCTGTGGTTTACTATATTGTTCATTGCTATATCATTATTTCTgggtttatatatttatatattttgtatatttatatatcaaaatatattttgaagTCATTCTGGACTGCAGAAATGTTGTGATGCAACAGAAATTGCCAGTGGGTTGAACTGCAGCTGTTATCTTATATGCACAATTAGATAAAAGCGTGCATGGTCATATCTTTGTATTAGCGTTCAAAGTATGTCAGGTTAAAACATGTATTACCACAAACCTAACAGCACTAATGCACTAATAAATACACAGTGAAAACTCCATTTTCATTATGGATcaataaaacataatacaatGATTTGTCCTTTgggtttaaaaagtaaaatacctCAGAATCTAGATTATTGATAAAACCATCATCTACTTTTATCTTTCTGAATTGGAAAAGAAAGTGGAGCAAGATGAATGCATTAAGACTCTTGGGAAAAAGTCTCTGAGGGCTAAATCTGTTTTAGTCCCCTGTTCCCATTTCACTTGTCTGACTGCAGctaataattttacaaaattagATACACAATACTAAGTGACAGTGCTACTGAAGGTAGTGTAGCTGCCTCACAGCTTTGGGGTCAGGGGTTCAGCACTGAGCTCAGATTACGGTCTGCGCAGAGTTGGTTGAATCTTTTTACATTGTCCATGGGGGTACATGGATTTGTCGTTTCAATTCTTTAAACTGCACCATAATGGCCTATTTGTATGATCCTATGATGGCCTGGCTTCCCTGTGTATTCCTGCTTTGGGTTCAGTGTTTCAGTGATCTGGATCTACTTTGATCATGATTAGGGTGAAGAGGTAACTGAAGATGAATAAGGTACAGAATTATATGGTGAGAACAGACTCCATTGCAAATTATATTATAGGCAAAATGatgtctaatatatatatttttttcagcacaaagtTATGGAAAGTGTTCTTATGCTTTCGAGCTTATCCTTTCCGAACGCATAGTCTTTGAGaagctttttaataaattgtgagTGTCCATGAAGAAACATTATAGTATTTGGTAATACAATGCCTGTGAAGATGATTTTCTCATGTTCCTAGAatcatttttttcacaatttaagttCTGGAATATGCGAGAAGAAAATAATGCATTGATGGGAAATCTGGTCATTTAGTGCATTCAAGAAGTGAACTGACTACCTGTACACATAATGTTGCTCAGCCTAGGCTAACTGGAGCATTGATCATAACACAGTCATTGTACAGTCAGCGCTATGCAGAATAGGGCATCACTTCATCTGCTTTACTTCTTTGTATCATACTCATTCTCTTCAGTTTTTTCAAACGAAAGTCTAAAGTTTCTCCTTCAAAAGTATAATAGAACACAACCTGTTTAAGCTTAACCTGAAATGGCAATATGGAACCATGATTTGGACCTTCAGGATGCAGGGTGGAATTCCTGTACAAAGCAAGTTAGGAGACAGGCTTACCatgtacacacagtacatggaCTTGCAGTGGCAGTCTAGTCTTGCATTGCAACTGGTTTGGAGCCCTGGAACACCACTGTGCTTGTGGGTAAAGGGACAGCGTTAGTTTGCAATGTGGAAATGTACTGTATCAACACTTTTGTCATTACATTCACAAAGGCTATGCTCCCAAGCATTTCGTTTAACGGTAGATTCTCTCACCTTTCTTCACACAAGTGATGAACTTCAGCTGCTTGTGTTACATTCACCATTCTCGGATAAGTGTCTTACATTTTAGTGGACATGAGGGTtgcttacagtatatgatattACAAGTATGATAGCAGTTTGGCTTGTTCAGCCTTCCTGGAGGGGGCACCTGCTACTAACTCAATAATGGTATTGATGCAAATTACATGTCAATCCTGTAAGTTGCTTTAAATGAGACCATTCTGCATTATACTAGTGGTGAGGTCAACGGAGTGACTTAGGCCTTCCAAACAATGAAGACATGAAGACATCATTATATTAAAAGCTATAGGGGAGCCAAAAAGCAGTTGCTGAAGTGAAGGTTTGGAAAAGCCTTCAGATGgctgcaaatttcttgcaagcACTTTTGGCACCTTAGGAGGGAAATATTAAAGCAAGCCTGCAAGTGCAGGAAAATGTTGAACACTACTGGTGGTATTGATAAGTAATGAGTCGAGCACATTGCAGTACTTATTAAACAAGAGAACGTTCCCTTCTGTCAGGACACAGCGGCAAATCCTTATGGTTTATTGAAGTTTGTCTCTGTGACTGTCGAAACTTTCATTGCAAGGTTGCTTGGGTAGATAAGATTTGGATTTGTATGTTTGGAAAAGGTTGAGTTGCTAAGCTTAACACACTTCATTGTTGCATGAAGATCTGGGACAGTGCTTTtggcaaacttaaaaaaaggaCCAGTCGATGTGTTCCAGTTATAGGAGTATCACACTCCCAAACTCACAGGGAAAGTGTATGAAATTGTGCATGCTAAAGAGGAGTCTCTTAAGCACATGTCtacatgtattttgtgtatttggAGAACACTTGGGAGTGTGTgtcttgagtgtgtgtggaaGATCATGTGTTCATGAGGCTCCTCCACAGGGTTGCTCCAGTCACTCGCCATTATGGGCTGACGAGCCCAGCAATCCAGGGGTGCCTTAAGGTAGAGCTGCTACTCCTGCAAACTGTGTGAAGGCagctgatgtttgtttttttagcataTAAGGATGCCCCCTGGCCAGTTTTCCCCACTAAGTCTGCATCAGGCAAGTCCCACTTTATTGTATTATGCCTCACATTTTGCTTCGGGACATTTTGGGTTCCCCAGGAGGTGCTGCAATCTGTGATAAACAGATTTGTGCTGACCCTGTCCCTACTACTGTACATCTCCCGAGAGGAATgatgaaagaaaaatgaagaattaaataaaagcatatgATCTATTTAgagagcattaaaaaaaagcacaggatTTATGGTTCTCACTGCTAGTcttaattaactaaaaaatatattatacagttaTATTGATCATCTTTAAGCTAGCTAACGTCGTTCATAATATTATCTTTGCTTATAAATAGAATAACACCCAATGTATTTCCTTAGACAAAGAAGTAATACCGGTAAAAGGAGGTCCAGTAAAGAATAATATTGAGCTGGTCTTTATAGAGCATTATGGTGCCATGATTCCCCTATTATGTCTGATTACTACCTGTTTCATCCAAATCTGGATCACTGTGgttctggagcctatcccagaaacaGTAATAATAGTGTGAAAATGCATGCTAGCATATGTCGTTTATGGGGCAAATTTCTCAAATGACTTAAGTAGTTCATTAATGTgtactgtttttaaatgtgtacgCTTTTGTCTCAATGGCAGATGTACATCCAGACAACCACTCTTACCATCTCAGTCAGTCTGAGTGCCTCTGTGTCCCTGGGATTACTCTACATGCCCAAAGTCTACGTGGTGCTTCTCCACCCTGAGCAGAATGTGGCGAAGCGCAGCACTCGTAGCTTGAAGGCTGTAGTCACTGCTGCCACAATGTCCAACAAATTCAACCCCAAGGTAAACCTCAAACCCAACGGAGAGGCCAAAACTGAGCTATGTGAGAGCCTGGAAACTCAAGGTGAGAACACTCTCATTGTGTACCATCATGTCCTACCCATAGGAAAATTGCCATCTATTCAACCCTAAGGCTCTgtgcatatgaaaataaatggagCAGTACTACAAGTATTTTCCTATATGAAAACTGCTTTTAAAACTTGCCCCAGTTTCTATGAAAGTTTTTACAGTACTATTTATATTAGAGAGGTGATGTTTACACTATTTTGACTATTTTGAGCAACAGGGTGaaatcacagttttaaaatatatgtaaatctAATATCTGATACCTGATTGAATATAGTTCACACACTGCATTACAAACCACACCATATAATGCAGCAAGGCATGTATTATATTAAACAGTATAGtgcatatttaatattatagatAATGATCATCATCACTATTATCCTTATCCTCATATATCTTCTCTTCCTCATcaacagtttaataaaaaaaaatggcatgaaACAGAAATTGAACAGACAGGTCATAGGTCTTGTTTCAAGAT of Clarias gariepinus isolate MV-2021 ecotype Netherlands chromosome 6, CGAR_prim_01v2, whole genome shotgun sequence contains these proteins:
- the LOC128526285 gene encoding metabotropic glutamate receptor 4-like isoform X1, whose product is MSPPLLSVIRWTSYYGLCALLVLLSLFLTTLAAKPKGPGHTHLNSIRIDGDISLGGLFPVHARGHGGKACGELKKEKGIHRLEAMLFALDRINNDHDLLPNITLGARILDTCSRDTHALEQSLTFVQALIEKDGMDVKCADGGSPIITKPERVVGVIGASSSSVSIMVANILRLFKIPQVSYASTAPELSDNTRYDFFSRVVPPDTYQAQAIVDIVRHMGWNYVATVASEGNYGESGVDAFIQKTRDDGNICISQTVKIPREPKPGEFDKIIHTLGENSNARVVIIFANEDDIRRLLQAAKKANQTGHFIWVGSDSWGSKISPVLHQEEMAEGAITILPKRQSIKGFDNYFIGRTLENNRRNVWFAEFWENNFNCKLNRNALKKGTGIKKCTILCFLSDQERIGKDSAYEQEGKVMFVINAVYAMAHALHNMHRDLCPGKVGLCSKMDPIDGSLLLKYIRKVNVTVTAGNPVQFNENGDAPGRYDIFQYQMNNKTAEYKIIGNWIDKLNLNISMMQWPGGVQQVPYSNCSQPCKPGWRKKIVKGIPCCWHCERCEGYQYQADPFTCKMCRFDLRPNKNHTSCQPIPIIKLEWSSPWVVIPVFLAILGIMATLFVVVTFMRYNDTPIVKASGRELSYVLLTGIFLCYATTFLMIATPDVGICSFRRIFLGLGMSISYAALLTKTNRIYRIFEQGKMSVSGPRFISPASQLVITFILVSLQLLGVCIWFVVDPPQAFVDYEDQRMSNPEMARGVLKCDISDLSLICLLGYSMLLMVTCTVYAIKTRGVPETFNEAKPIGFTMYTTCIIWLAFIPIFFGTSQSMEKMYIQTTTLTISVSLSASVSLGLLYMPKVYVVLLHPEQNVAKRSTRSLKAVVTAATMSNKFNPKVNLKPNGEAKTELCESLETQGLSPRQTYISYSNHTM
- the LOC128526285 gene encoding metabotropic glutamate receptor 4-like isoform X2, translated to MSPPLLSVIRWTSYYGLCALLVLLSLFLTTLAAKPKGPGHTHLNSIRIDGDISLGGLFPVHARGHGGKACGELKKEKGIHRLEAMLFALDRINNDHDLLPNITLGARILDTCSRDTHALEQSLTFVQALIEKDGMDVKCADGGSPIITKPERVVGVIGASSSSVSIMVANILRLFKIPQVSYASTAPELSDNTRYDFFSRVVPPDTYQAQAIVDIVRHMGWNYVATVASEGNYGESGVDAFIQKTRDDGNICISQTVKIPREPKPGEFDKIIHTLGENSNARVVIIFANEDDIRRLLQAAKKANQTGHFIWVGSDSWGSKISPVLHQEEMAEGAITILPKRQSIKGFDNYFIGRTLENNRRNVWFAEFWENNFNCKLNRNALKKGTGIKKCTNQERIGKDSAYEQEGKVMFVINAVYAMAHALHNMHRDLCPGKVGLCSKMDPIDGSLLLKYIRKVNVTVTAGNPVQFNENGDAPGRYDIFQYQMNNKTAEYKIIGNWIDKLNLNISMMQWPGGVQQVPYSNCSQPCKPGWRKKIVKGIPCCWHCERCEGYQYQADPFTCKMCRFDLRPNKNHTSCQPIPIIKLEWSSPWVVIPVFLAILGIMATLFVVVTFMRYNDTPIVKASGRELSYVLLTGIFLCYATTFLMIATPDVGICSFRRIFLGLGMSISYAALLTKTNRIYRIFEQGKMSVSGPRFISPASQLVITFILVSLQLLGVCIWFVVDPPQAFVDYEDQRMSNPEMARGVLKCDISDLSLICLLGYSMLLMVTCTVYAIKTRGVPETFNEAKPIGFTMYTTCIIWLAFIPIFFGTSQSMEKMYIQTTTLTISVSLSASVSLGLLYMPKVYVVLLHPEQNVAKRSTRSLKAVVTAATMSNKFNPKVNLKPNGEAKTELCESLETQGLSPRQTYISYSNHTM